In Candidatus Roseilinea sp., one DNA window encodes the following:
- the lspA gene encoding lipoprotein signal peptidase has product MSDEARITEPNAPVEGSDQPAVASFFQRYGLLLLVAGITLIADIITKRIVEAQIPLYTSIPVIGPYLSWTHTQNTGAAFSLFQNGGVFFIVVALVVSAVILYYAPRLPAGDWLSRVALGLQLGGAAGNLLDRLRQGYVTDFIHFQIPEIGFDWPVFNIADSAIVVGVILLIVASLIRDHKA; this is encoded by the coding sequence ATGAGTGACGAAGCGCGCATTACCGAACCGAACGCGCCGGTGGAAGGGTCCGACCAGCCGGCTGTCGCCTCGTTCTTCCAGCGCTATGGGCTGCTGCTGTTGGTCGCGGGCATCACGCTGATCGCGGACATCATCACCAAGCGCATCGTCGAGGCCCAGATTCCGCTCTACACGTCTATCCCGGTCATCGGCCCATACCTGAGCTGGACGCATACGCAGAACACCGGCGCAGCGTTTAGCTTGTTTCAAAACGGTGGTGTGTTCTTCATTGTCGTCGCGCTGGTCGTGTCGGCGGTGATCTTGTATTATGCGCCTCGTCTGCCGGCCGGCGACTGGCTGTCACGGGTCGCGCTTGGATTGCAGCTCGGTGGCGCTGCAGGCAACTTGCTCGATCGCCTGCGCCAGGGCTACGTCACCGACTTCATCCACTTTCAAATCCCCGAAATCGGCTTCGACTGGCCGGTCTTCAACATCGCCGACAGCGCCATCGTCGTAGGTGTGATCCTGTTGATCGTAGCGAGCCTGATCCGGGATCACAAGGCGTAG
- a CDS encoding hydrolase — translation MDGVLVDSADYHFAAWREALARERYDISYDEFRATFGQRNDTILRGIFGQDLPDAELDRIANLKEALYRQFVRERGIAPLPGVLRWLRALRAGGWRQAVASAAPRANIDAILAAVGIRHYFDAITSGEDVTRGKPDPQVYLISAERVGAQPAHCIVVEDAPAGLEGARRAGMRCIGITSTHDHLDADVVVASLDELDDGTFDRLIVN, via the coding sequence ATGGACGGCGTGCTGGTGGACTCGGCGGACTATCACTTCGCAGCCTGGCGCGAAGCGCTGGCGCGCGAGCGCTACGACATCAGCTACGACGAGTTTCGCGCCACCTTCGGCCAGCGCAACGACACCATCCTGCGCGGCATCTTCGGACAAGACCTGCCTGATGCAGAGTTGGATCGCATCGCGAATCTGAAAGAGGCGTTGTATCGCCAATTCGTACGCGAGCGCGGCATTGCGCCGCTTCCCGGCGTGCTGCGCTGGTTACGAGCGCTGCGCGCCGGCGGCTGGCGTCAGGCCGTCGCTTCAGCTGCGCCACGCGCCAACATAGACGCCATCCTCGCAGCCGTCGGTATCCGGCATTACTTCGACGCGATCACCTCCGGCGAAGACGTGACGCGCGGCAAACCCGATCCTCAGGTCTATCTCATCTCGGCGGAGCGCGTGGGCGCGCAGCCGGCGCACTGTATCGTGGTCGAAGACGCGCCGGCCGGCCTGGAAGGCGCGCGGCGCGCCGGCATGCGCTGCATTGGCATCACGTCCACCCACGATCACCTGGACGCCGACGTAGTGGTTGCCTCGCTGGATGAGCTGGACGACGGCACATTCGACCGGCTCATCGTGAACTGA
- a CDS encoding segregation/condensation protein A, protein MTDLHHMSPLGDDATPSTATPPGNAPFSIHLPVYEGPLDVLLRLIEERRLEITAVSLAAVADQFIAYLAGMPRRDPRTIAHFLSVAARLILIKSRALLPQVVLSPEEQEETDDLVNRLRAYQLYKHAAKILKAREQQGLRAYPVQPPPIPRPRSKQLPLDNVTLEALANAMQRVVNRWLPPPVADAMVSRLTFTVTDCMDRIQSAVTARRRVTFTEMLEGVNTRIEIVVTLLALLELLKRYAVRCYQETLFGEIVIEHLPEEERPAPDERPAGVEEELEFGE, encoded by the coding sequence ATGACGGACTTACATCACATGAGCCCTCTCGGCGACGATGCAACTCCGAGCACAGCGACGCCACCGGGCAATGCTCCATTCTCGATTCACCTGCCGGTCTACGAAGGCCCGCTCGACGTGCTGCTGCGGTTGATCGAGGAGCGGCGGCTGGAGATCACGGCCGTGTCGCTGGCAGCCGTGGCCGACCAGTTCATTGCCTACCTGGCCGGCATGCCCCGGCGTGACCCGCGCACCATCGCGCACTTCCTCTCGGTGGCTGCTCGGCTGATCCTAATCAAGAGCCGCGCGCTGTTGCCGCAAGTCGTCCTCTCGCCGGAAGAGCAGGAGGAGACCGACGACCTGGTGAACCGACTGCGCGCCTATCAACTCTACAAGCACGCTGCGAAGATACTGAAAGCGCGTGAGCAGCAAGGGCTGCGCGCGTATCCGGTGCAGCCGCCGCCCATCCCCCGGCCGCGATCGAAGCAGCTGCCGCTGGACAACGTCACACTGGAAGCGCTCGCCAACGCTATGCAGCGCGTCGTGAATCGCTGGCTGCCGCCGCCGGTTGCCGACGCGATGGTCTCCCGGCTGACGTTCACGGTGACCGATTGCATGGATCGCATCCAGTCCGCCGTCACAGCCCGCCGGCGGGTGACCTTCACCGAGATGCTGGAAGGCGTGAACACGCGGATCGAGATCGTGGTGACGCTGTTGGCGCTGCTCGAGCTGCTCAAGCGTTACGCCGTGCGGTGCTATCAAGAAACCCTGTTCGGCGAGATCGTCATCGAACACCTTCCCGAGGAAGAGCGGCCGGCGCCCGACGAGCGTCCGGCCGGCGTGGAAGAAGAACTCGAGTTCGGCGAGTGA
- a CDS encoding ammonium transporter, which produces MMHTMTATTKRLWTRPTNKRLKYFGLRMIGPSAAALTFLVGSRFVFAQEADPTAEVLRGVDTMWVLVAAFLVFFMQAGFALVEAGLTRAKNASNIMMKNLMDFVMGSLAYWAIGYGLMFGAVSSGLFGTSSFFLGATGDDIGNVPLLAFWLFQLVFAGTAATIVSGAMAERTKFSGYLIYSVVISAIIYPIFGHWVWGTGWLWTLGDATGLVPGGGFRDFAGSTVVHSVGGWAALMGTLALGPRLGRFNRDGSPNAIPGHSVTLFGLGVFILWLGWFGFNPGSQLAIAGGNADAVALVAANTNLAAAAGAAAAVLYGYITSKKANVGAAFNGVLAGLVAITAPCAFVTPLDSVIIGAVGGVLVMVFGKVLEALKIDDPVGAIPVHLVSGAWGTLAIGLFASLNGVTGLFHGGGLGQLIIQLIGVIACGVWTAATTGALFFAIKKTIGLRVSAEEEIQGLDAMEHGTIAYPQDVDFTPGAPSPASSIYRPGAAPATTGK; this is translated from the coding sequence ATGATGCATACGATGACCGCAACGACAAAGCGACTTTGGACCCGCCCCACCAATAAGCGGCTGAAGTATTTCGGCCTGCGCATGATCGGTCCGTCCGCGGCCGCACTCACCTTCCTGGTCGGCAGCCGGTTCGTCTTCGCACAGGAAGCCGACCCGACCGCCGAGGTGCTGCGCGGCGTGGACACGATGTGGGTGCTCGTGGCCGCCTTCCTGGTGTTCTTCATGCAAGCCGGCTTTGCGCTGGTCGAGGCTGGCCTCACCCGCGCCAAGAATGCCAGCAACATCATGATGAAAAACTTAATGGACTTCGTGATGGGCAGCCTGGCTTACTGGGCCATCGGCTACGGCCTGATGTTCGGCGCGGTGAGCAGTGGCCTCTTCGGCACGAGCAGCTTCTTCTTAGGCGCTACTGGCGACGACATCGGTAACGTGCCGTTGCTGGCTTTCTGGCTGTTCCAGCTCGTCTTTGCTGGGACGGCCGCCACGATTGTCTCGGGCGCCATGGCCGAGCGCACCAAGTTCAGCGGGTACCTGATCTACAGTGTAGTGATCTCGGCCATCATCTATCCGATCTTCGGCCATTGGGTGTGGGGCACAGGCTGGCTGTGGACGCTGGGCGACGCTACCGGTCTGGTGCCAGGTGGTGGCTTCCGCGACTTCGCCGGCTCGACGGTGGTGCACAGCGTAGGCGGCTGGGCGGCGCTGATGGGCACGTTGGCGCTGGGGCCGCGCCTGGGGCGCTTCAACCGCGATGGCTCGCCGAACGCAATTCCCGGTCACTCGGTCACGCTGTTCGGCTTGGGGGTGTTCATTCTGTGGCTGGGCTGGTTCGGCTTCAACCCCGGCAGCCAACTCGCCATCGCCGGCGGCAACGCTGACGCGGTCGCGCTGGTTGCTGCAAACACCAACCTGGCGGCAGCCGCCGGTGCAGCCGCGGCGGTGCTCTACGGCTATATCACCTCGAAGAAGGCCAACGTCGGCGCAGCGTTTAACGGCGTGCTCGCCGGCTTGGTGGCCATCACCGCGCCGTGTGCCTTCGTCACCCCGCTGGATTCGGTGATCATCGGTGCGGTCGGCGGCGTGTTGGTCATGGTCTTCGGCAAGGTGCTGGAAGCGTTGAAGATAGATGATCCTGTAGGCGCGATCCCGGTGCACCTGGTCAGCGGCGCGTGGGGCACATTGGCCATCGGATTGTTCGCTTCACTCAACGGCGTGACCGGCCTCTTCCATGGCGGCGGGCTGGGCCAGCTCATCATCCAGCTCATCGGCGTGATCGCCTGCGGCGTTTGGACGGCGGCGACGACCGGCGCGCTGTTCTTCGCCATCAAGAAGACCATCGGCCTGCGCGTCAGCGCCGAGGAGGAGATCCAGGGCCTGGACGCGATGGAGCATGGCACCATCGCCTACCCGCAGGACGTGGACTTCACGCCCGGCGCGCCCAGCCCCGCATCGAGCATCTACCGCCCGGGCGCGGCGCCGGCAACGACGGGCAAATAA